The Colias croceus chromosome 18, ilColCroc2.1 genome has a window encoding:
- the LOC123699766 gene encoding uncharacterized protein LOC123699766: MKLIFTVFCVIIAVSSIEGQGFPTAKCQPDEHSVLYCPQKAEPSCDNPTVHKLTGPNAGLCDVPQCFCNTPNVRNLKTGKCVPLSEC; encoded by the exons ATGAAGTTGATATTTACTGTCTTTTGTGTTATTATCGCCGTGTCGAGTATAGAAGGTCAAGGGTTCCCAACGG CAAAATGCCAACCCGACGAGCACTCCGTCCTCTACTGTCCGCAGAAGGCAGAACCGTCATGTGACAATCCCACGGTTCATAAGCTGACTGGTCCCAACGCTGGGCTCTGTGACGTGCCTCAGTGCTTCTGTAACACGCCAAATGTAAGGAATCTGAAGACTGGCAAATGTGTTCCTTTATCTGAATGCTGA